The Lactobacillus sp. ESL0680 genome has a segment encoding these proteins:
- a CDS encoding DUF956 family protein, with amino-acid sequence MVKSSNTKVTLTINATWFRGIATYGKVMVGDQAFEFYNDRNLNDYVQIPWAEISCVVADVHFHGRYIPRFEIRTRKNGTFIFSTRDNKKTLRAIRNYVPSNNLRQALGLWQKLKRRLKS; translated from the coding sequence ATGGTTAAATCAAGTAATACTAAGGTCACCTTGACAATTAATGCCACTTGGTTTCGTGGGATCGCGACCTATGGCAAAGTAATGGTGGGCGATCAAGCATTTGAATTTTATAATGATCGGAACTTGAATGATTACGTCCAAATTCCGTGGGCGGAAATTTCTTGTGTGGTTGCTGACGTTCATTTTCATGGTCGTTACATTCCGCGGTTCGAAATCCGTACGCGCAAGAATGGTACGTTTATCTTTTCAACTCGTGATAATAAAAAGACTTTACGGGCAATCCGTAATTATGTGCCAAGTAATAATTTGCGTCAGGCACTAGGCTTGTGGCAAAAGTTAAAACGACGGCTTAAATCATAA
- a CDS encoding PTS mannose/fructose/sorbose transporter subunit IIC, translated as MNAIQMVLVVLVAFLAGMEGILDQWEFHQPLVACTLIGLVTGHLDLGVILGGQLQMIALGWANIGAAVAPDAALASVASAIILVQSGQGTKGIGMATGIAMPLAVAGLFLTMIVRTISTGIVHIMDADAKKANWRKINMWQWIDVCLQGLRIAIPAALLLAIPASTVQYWLGLMPTWLSDGMSIGGAMVVAVGYAMVINMMASREVWPFFAIGFALAAIKDLTLIALGAIGLALAIMYLALESKGGSSNSGSANEGTGDPLGDIIDDY; from the coding sequence ATGAACGCTATACAAATGGTTTTAGTTGTTCTGGTTGCTTTCCTCGCAGGTATGGAAGGTATCTTGGATCAATGGGAATTTCACCAACCGCTAGTTGCTTGTACATTAATTGGTTTGGTTACTGGACATCTTGACCTAGGAGTTATTTTAGGTGGGCAATTACAAATGATTGCTCTGGGTTGGGCTAATATTGGTGCAGCAGTTGCGCCCGATGCCGCTTTGGCATCTGTTGCTTCGGCAATTATTTTGGTTCAAAGTGGTCAGGGTACAAAAGGAATTGGAATGGCCACAGGGATTGCGATGCCTTTGGCAGTTGCGGGTCTGTTTTTAACGATGATTGTCCGGACGATTTCAACTGGGATTGTTCACATTATGGATGCCGATGCCAAAAAGGCAAATTGGCGTAAAATTAATATGTGGCAATGGATTGATGTTTGTTTGCAAGGATTAAGAATTGCGATTCCAGCTGCGTTATTATTGGCAATTCCAGCATCAACAGTTCAGTACTGGCTGGGACTGATGCCTACTTGGTTAAGTGACGGTATGTCAATTGGTGGTGCGATGGTTGTAGCTGTTGGTTACGCGATGGTTATTAACATGATGGCTAGTCGTGAAGTTTGGCCATTCTTTGCCATTGGTTTTGCCTTAGCAGCAATTAAAGATTTAACATTAATTGCCCTAGGCGCAATTGGACTGGCGCTGGCAATTATGTACTTGGCTCTTGAATCAAAGGGCGGCAGCAGCAATTCTGGTTCAGCTAATGAGGGTACCGGCGATCCACTCGGCGATATCATTGATGATTATTAA
- a CDS encoding mannose/fructose/sorbose PTS transporter subunit IIA, with protein MVGILLASHGGFADGIAQSAQMLFGEQDNFAHVTLSPDEGPEDIHDKMEQSIASFSDQNEVLLLVDLWGGTPFNQANTLLEDHPSWAIVTGMNLPMVVEALTQRLTNSDATAQQVATAIINSARDGIKTKPVDLMPQEAATVEATAPAKTQKSIPVGTVIGDGHLKIVLARIDSRLLHGQVATGWIPTMHPDRVIVVSDHVAKDEMRKSMIREAAPAGVKAHTVPLKKMVEIAKDPRFGDTHALLLFENPEDVLTVIKEGVNIETVNVGSMSYSVGDVNANNVLSMNQQDVDTFHELEKMGVKYDVRKVPTDKSGNMDAILNKAQNLLDEQNK; from the coding sequence ATGGTAGGAATTTTACTTGCTAGCCATGGTGGGTTTGCAGATGGTATTGCTCAATCGGCACAAATGCTATTTGGTGAACAGGACAATTTTGCTCATGTAACGTTATCGCCTGATGAAGGACCAGAGGACATTCATGACAAAATGGAACAATCAATAGCATCATTTTCTGATCAAAATGAAGTGTTGTTGTTAGTAGATCTTTGGGGAGGAACGCCATTTAACCAAGCTAATACTCTGCTTGAGGATCATCCAAGTTGGGCAATTGTTACTGGCATGAATCTACCAATGGTTGTTGAAGCTTTAACTCAAAGGTTGACGAATTCTGATGCAACAGCGCAACAAGTCGCTACTGCGATTATTAATTCAGCTCGTGATGGCATTAAAACTAAACCTGTTGACTTAATGCCGCAAGAGGCTGCGACGGTCGAGGCAACGGCACCTGCTAAAACGCAAAAGTCGATTCCGGTTGGAACAGTAATTGGTGATGGTCATCTTAAAATTGTGTTGGCCCGGATCGATTCAAGGTTGCTTCACGGACAAGTTGCTACTGGTTGGATTCCAACAATGCATCCTGATCGGGTAATCGTTGTTTCGGATCATGTTGCCAAAGATGAAATGCGTAAGAGTATGATTCGTGAAGCAGCACCTGCTGGTGTGAAGGCCCATACAGTCCCACTTAAAAAGATGGTCGAAATTGCTAAGGATCCGCGTTTTGGTGATACTCATGCCTTATTATTATTTGAAAATCCGGAGGATGTTCTGACCGTAATTAAGGAAGGCGTGAATATTGAAACTGTTAATGTTGGTTCAATGTCATATTCAGTTGGTGATGTTAATGCCAACAATGTTTTATCAATGAATCAGCAGGATGTTGATACTTTCCACGAACTTGAAAAGATGGGCGTTAAGTATGATGTCCGTAAAGTTCCGACTGATAAGTCAGGCAATATGGACGCGATTTTGAATAAAGCTCAAAATTTGCTTGATGAACAAAATAAATAA
- a CDS encoding PTS system mannose/fructose/sorbose family transporter subunit IID, with the protein MADSKIKLTKADRFKVMWHSQFLQASWNYERMQNGGFAYSLIPALRKLYPDKDDMAEALQRHLVFFNVHPYLVSPILGVTLALEEDKANGAEVEDEAIQGVKVGMMGPLAGVGDPVFWYTVRPIVGALGASMAIQGNILGPILFFVIWNVIRLAFMWYTQEFGYKAGSAITNDVSGGLLQKVTRGASMMGMFVLGSLIERWVNIKFTPIVSKTPVQKGGYIDWNSLPAGAKGIQQALIGQSNGLSLTKFKTTTLQNNLDSLIPGLAGLLLTFLCMWLLKKKVSPIVIIIGIFIVGVVLHVLHVL; encoded by the coding sequence ATGGCTGATTCAAAAATAAAATTAACAAAAGCCGACCGCTTCAAGGTTATGTGGCACTCACAATTTTTGCAAGCATCATGGAACTATGAAAGAATGCAGAACGGTGGTTTTGCATACTCATTGATTCCAGCATTGAGAAAATTATATCCAGATAAAGATGACATGGCAGAAGCTCTGCAACGCCACTTGGTGTTCTTCAATGTTCACCCGTACCTAGTTTCACCAATTTTAGGTGTTACTTTGGCTTTAGAAGAAGATAAAGCTAATGGTGCCGAGGTTGAAGATGAAGCTATCCAAGGGGTTAAGGTTGGAATGATGGGACCTTTAGCCGGCGTTGGTGACCCCGTTTTCTGGTACACAGTACGACCAATTGTTGGTGCTTTGGGTGCTTCAATGGCAATTCAAGGCAATATCTTAGGGCCAATTTTGTTCTTTGTTATCTGGAATGTAATCAGATTGGCATTTATGTGGTATACACAAGAATTTGGTTACAAGGCTGGGTCTGCAATTACTAATGATGTGTCTGGCGGATTACTGCAAAAAGTTACCCGTGGTGCTTCAATGATGGGGATGTTCGTCCTCGGCTCGTTAATTGAACGCTGGGTTAACATTAAATTTACGCCGATTGTTTCTAAGACGCCGGTTCAAAAAGGCGGCTATATTGACTGGAATTCGTTACCAGCTGGTGCTAAGGGCATCCAACAAGCATTAATTGGTCAGAGTAATGGCTTATCGCTGACAAAATTCAAGACAACAACACTGCAGAATAATCTTGATAGTTTAATTCCTGGATTAGCTGGGTTACTGTTGACTTTTCTTTGTATGTGGCTGCTAAAGAAGAAGGTATCACCAATTGTAATCATTATTGGTATCTTTATCGTGGGTGTTGTGCTTCACGTGTTGCACGTTCTTTAA